In Mycolicibacterium mucogenicum DSM 44124, the following are encoded in one genomic region:
- a CDS encoding penicillin-binding transpeptidase domain-containing protein produces the protein MTKRTALLLTCTLLLGSTGCSIFGGPEPEDAFNAFADALHRKDSGAAAKDTTDAGASEPAIKSMFDGVGKNATLDVKATPGDGDNKSTAKLAYTWSFGPGREFSYDTTAIATKVGEDWKIRWAPALLHPKLRQGGTFQFSEDKALLTPVVDRNGQPLLNWQTVGVITLSRDHLDSAAALAPVVARFDETITGDSITNEFNGNQDDRVTVVKLREADLAQVADELTQIPGVTVTKQGALLTADPNLHSPAISGLPEVWQKAIDATAGWSVDLVDEQGQPTDELANNAPADTKPIRTTLDPRLQLLAQHAVATDPRPTVLVAIAPSTGAILAAAQNDAASAQGPIAFTGLYPPGSTFKTVTTAAALEKGLAKADTPEPCPGTVTIENRTIPNEDKFDLGTVPLEQAFAHSCNTTMGALADKLPADALPNTARNLGIGVDFVIPGITTVTGKVPNADTPAQRVENGIGQGTVTASPFGLAVAEASLAHGSTITPTLLPGQQTTASTPSTPIDKPTADALRAMMRLTVTDGTASALKDIDGLGGKTGTAEFGDNTHSHGWFAGIVGDLAFATLVVGGDSSAPAVAVSGDFLRAALAG, from the coding sequence ATGACGAAACGTACTGCGCTGCTGCTGACCTGCACGCTGCTCCTCGGCTCCACGGGATGCTCGATCTTCGGCGGCCCGGAACCCGAGGACGCCTTCAACGCGTTTGCTGATGCGTTGCACCGCAAGGACTCCGGCGCCGCCGCCAAAGACACCACCGATGCCGGCGCGTCGGAGCCGGCCATCAAGTCCATGTTCGACGGCGTGGGCAAAAACGCCACGCTCGACGTCAAGGCCACACCCGGCGACGGCGACAACAAGTCGACCGCCAAGCTCGCCTACACCTGGTCATTCGGCCCCGGCCGCGAATTCAGTTACGACACAACGGCGATCGCCACGAAGGTCGGCGAGGACTGGAAAATCCGCTGGGCCCCCGCGCTTTTGCATCCCAAGCTGAGGCAGGGCGGTACGTTCCAGTTCAGCGAAGACAAAGCGCTACTGACGCCCGTCGTCGACCGCAACGGCCAACCCCTGCTGAACTGGCAGACCGTCGGCGTCATCACCCTCAGCCGCGACCACCTCGACTCCGCCGCGGCACTGGCTCCGGTGGTTGCCCGATTCGACGAGACGATCACCGGCGACTCGATCACCAATGAGTTCAACGGAAATCAGGACGACCGTGTCACCGTCGTCAAGCTCCGGGAGGCGGACCTCGCCCAGGTCGCCGACGAGCTCACCCAGATTCCCGGCGTCACCGTCACCAAGCAGGGCGCGCTGCTGACCGCCGACCCGAACCTGCACTCGCCGGCCATCAGCGGACTGCCCGAGGTATGGCAGAAGGCCATCGACGCGACCGCCGGCTGGTCGGTGGATCTGGTCGACGAGCAAGGGCAGCCCACCGACGAACTCGCGAACAACGCCCCCGCGGACACCAAACCCATACGCACCACCCTGGACCCGCGCCTGCAGCTCCTCGCCCAGCACGCCGTGGCCACCGACCCCCGCCCGACCGTGCTCGTCGCCATCGCGCCCAGCACCGGCGCCATCCTGGCCGCGGCGCAGAACGATGCCGCCAGCGCGCAGGGACCCATCGCCTTCACCGGCCTGTACCCGCCGGGGTCGACGTTCAAGACCGTCACCACCGCGGCCGCTTTGGAGAAGGGCCTCGCGAAAGCCGACACCCCCGAGCCCTGCCCGGGCACGGTGACCATCGAGAACCGCACCATCCCCAACGAGGACAAGTTCGACCTCGGCACCGTCCCGCTCGAGCAGGCCTTCGCGCATTCCTGCAACACCACCATGGGCGCGCTGGCCGACAAGCTGCCCGCCGACGCGCTGCCCAACACCGCCCGGAATCTCGGCATCGGCGTCGACTTCGTCATCCCCGGCATCACGACCGTTACGGGCAAGGTGCCCAACGCCGATACCCCGGCGCAGCGCGTCGAGAACGGCATCGGCCAGGGCACCGTCACCGCCAGCCCGTTCGGGTTGGCCGTCGCCGAGGCCAGCCTCGCGCACGGGTCGACCATCACGCCCACGCTGCTGCCCGGCCAGCAGACCACCGCCAGCACGCCGTCGACCCCGATCGACAAGCCGACCGCCGACGCCCTGCGGGCCATGATGCGGCTGACTGTCACCGACGGCACCGCGTCCGCGCTCAAGGACATCGACGGGCTCGGCGGGAAGACCGGGACAGCGGAATTCGGCGACAACACCCACTCACACGGCTGGTTCGCGGGCATCGTCGGGGACCTCGCGTTCGCGACGCTGGTGGTCGGCGGAGATTCGTCGGCACCCGCGGTGGCCGTCAGCGGGGACTTCCTGCGTGCGGCGCTGGCCGGATAA
- a CDS encoding lysylphosphatidylglycerol synthase transmembrane domain-containing protein → MRVDGREVAVSGSLLQPITRRTNDILRLVAATAFLVTVVTSSLITRNDWVRLERSVSRIVGVLTPTQSNLVYLAYAIAILALPFVILLSLLVTRQWKLLGPYAAAGLIAVLSLSINSRGIAAPKWHFDLSDRLNTVFSQFLDDPRWIALLAAVLTVSGPWQPARLRRWWWTLLLAFVPIHLVVSAIVPARSLLGLAVGWFVGALVVLVSGTPALEVPLAGGVQALARRQFEVSALTVIRPAGAGPLVLSADSADGTRAVVELYGPNQRVGGAMSQLWRKITLRNDETAPLQTSMRRAVEHRALMTIAVGDLDLANTRTIALAALDRGWTMFAHSPASGVPLSTETPVADVWHALGALHHHQISHGDLRASELTVDDRAVLFGGLGNSEYGASDVQLQSDVAQLLVTTTAMYGAEEAVAAAIEQFGEDTVLTASRRLTKSAMPQRLRESLPDSREVITAARDEVKHQTGADRIQTETITRFTRNQVIQLVLLVALVYVAYPFISTVPTFFSELRSANWWWALLGLAVSALTYVGAAAALWASASEAVSFKNLTIMQVANTFAATTTPAGVGGLALSTRFLQKAGLGALRATAAVALQQSVQVLTHVALLIFFSAAAGASADLSHFVPSPTVLYLIAGAALGVVGTFMLVPRARHWLGTAVRPRLTEVWGDLVNLAREPRRLGLIVLGCAATTLGAALALWASVEAFGGSTSFVTVCVVTMIGGTLASAAPTPGGVGAVEAALIGGLAAFGLPAAVAVPSVLLYRVLTCWLPVFIGWPVMRWLTEKDMI, encoded by the coding sequence ATGCGGGTTGACGGGCGCGAGGTCGCGGTCTCGGGCAGCCTGCTGCAACCGATCACCCGCCGGACCAACGACATCCTGCGACTGGTGGCCGCGACGGCGTTCCTTGTCACCGTCGTCACCAGCTCGCTGATCACCCGCAACGACTGGGTCCGGCTGGAACGGTCGGTGTCCCGGATCGTCGGCGTGCTCACGCCGACGCAGTCGAATCTGGTCTACCTCGCCTACGCCATCGCGATCCTGGCGCTGCCCTTCGTCATCCTGCTGAGCCTGCTGGTCACCCGGCAGTGGAAACTGCTCGGTCCGTACGCCGCCGCCGGGCTGATCGCCGTGCTGTCGCTGTCCATCAACTCCCGCGGGATTGCGGCGCCCAAGTGGCATTTCGACCTGTCCGACCGGCTCAACACCGTCTTCTCGCAGTTCCTCGACGACCCGCGCTGGATCGCGCTGCTGGCCGCGGTGCTGACGGTGTCCGGTCCCTGGCAGCCGGCCCGGCTGCGCCGCTGGTGGTGGACGCTGCTGCTGGCGTTCGTGCCGATCCATCTGGTGGTCAGCGCCATCGTGCCGGCGAGGTCGCTGCTCGGTCTGGCCGTCGGGTGGTTCGTCGGCGCGCTCGTGGTGCTGGTCAGTGGCACCCCCGCGCTGGAAGTCCCGCTGGCGGGCGGGGTCCAGGCACTGGCCCGCCGTCAGTTCGAAGTGTCGGCGCTGACGGTCATCCGGCCTGCCGGGGCCGGACCCCTGGTGCTCAGTGCCGATTCCGCCGACGGGACGCGCGCCGTCGTCGAGCTGTACGGGCCGAACCAGCGCGTGGGCGGCGCCATGAGCCAGCTCTGGCGCAAGATCACGCTGCGCAACGACGAAACCGCGCCCCTGCAGACCTCGATGCGCCGCGCCGTCGAGCACCGCGCGCTGATGACCATCGCGGTCGGCGACCTCGATCTCGCGAACACCCGGACCATCGCGCTGGCGGCACTCGACCGCGGCTGGACGATGTTCGCGCACTCCCCGGCGAGCGGCGTTCCGCTGAGCACCGAGACCCCGGTCGCCGACGTGTGGCACGCGCTGGGCGCGCTGCACCACCACCAGATCTCGCACGGCGACCTGCGGGCATCGGAGCTCACGGTCGACGACCGTGCAGTCCTGTTCGGCGGCTTGGGCAACTCCGAGTACGGCGCATCCGACGTGCAGCTGCAATCCGACGTGGCTCAGCTGTTGGTGACGACGACCGCCATGTACGGCGCCGAGGAGGCCGTCGCCGCGGCCATCGAGCAGTTCGGCGAGGACACCGTGCTGACCGCGTCGCGCCGGCTGACCAAATCCGCGATGCCGCAGCGGCTGCGCGAGTCACTGCCCGATTCCCGTGAGGTCATCACCGCGGCGCGCGACGAGGTGAAACACCAGACCGGCGCCGACCGCATCCAGACCGAGACCATCACCCGCTTCACCCGCAACCAGGTCATCCAGCTGGTGCTGCTCGTCGCGCTGGTGTACGTCGCCTACCCGTTCATCAGCACGGTGCCGACGTTCTTCTCCGAGCTGCGGTCCGCCAACTGGTGGTGGGCGCTGCTCGGTCTTGCAGTGTCGGCGCTGACGTACGTCGGTGCCGCGGCGGCGCTGTGGGCCAGCGCCTCGGAGGCGGTGAGCTTCAAGAACCTGACCATCATGCAGGTGGCCAACACTTTCGCCGCGACGACGACGCCTGCCGGCGTCGGTGGTCTGGCGCTCAGCACGCGGTTCCTGCAGAAGGCCGGGCTCGGCGCCTTGCGCGCGACGGCCGCGGTGGCGCTGCAGCAGTCGGTGCAGGTGCTCACGCACGTGGCGCTGCTGATCTTCTTCAGCGCGGCGGCCGGGGCATCGGCCGATCTGTCGCACTTCGTCCCGTCGCCGACGGTGCTGTATCTGATTGCCGGCGCGGCCCTGGGCGTGGTCGGCACGTTCATGTTGGTGCCGCGGGCGCGGCATTGGCTCGGCACTGCGGTGCGGCCCCGGCTGACCGAGGTGTGGGGCGACCTCGTCAACCTCGCCCGCGAACCCCGGCGCCTTGGGCTGATCGTGTTGGGCTGTGCCGCAACGACTCTCGGTGCGGCACTGGCACTGTGGGCCAGCGTCGAGGCCTTCGGCGGGTCGACGTCGTTCGTGACGGTCTGCGTCGTGACGATGATCGGTGGGACGCTCGCCTCGGCCGCCCCGACCCCCGGCGGCGTCGGCGCCGTGGAAGCCGCACTGATCGGTGGTCTGGCCGCGTTCGGCCTGCCCGCCGCCGTCGCGGTGCCGTCGGTACTGCTCTACCGGGTGCTGACGTGCTGGCTGCCGGTGTTCATCGGCTGGCCGGTCATGCGGTGGCTGACCGAGAAGGACATGATCTGA
- a CDS encoding sulfatase-like hydrolase/transferase has translation MTEQRPDIVILMTDEERAIPPYETDDVLDWRHRTLTGRRWFDENGVRFTRHYTGSLACAPSRPTLFTGQYPDLHGVTQTDGLGKRYDDSRLRWLRQGEVPTLGNWLRAAGYDTHYDGKWHISHADLEDPKTGKPLATNDADGVVDPVAVQAYLDADPLGPYGFSGWVGPEPHGAAMSNSGFRRDPLVADRVVAWLDDRYARRRAGDPEALRPFLLVASFVNPHDIVLFPGWVRRSPLLDYPVLEPPHVPAAPTATEDLSDKPAAQAAFREAYYSGYGPAAVIERTYRRNAQQYRDLYYRLHAEVDGPLDRVRRAVTEGGSENAVLVRTSDHGDLLGAHGGLHQKWFNLYDEATRVPFVIARIGADATTAREVNAPTSHVDLVPTLLGAAGVDIAAAAETLAASFTEVHPLPGRDLMPVVNGAAAEQDRTIYLMTRDNILEGDTGASGAAQAIGANTNPPALLRIKVPANVAANFEGLVSRVTNAEAAGGSGHLWKLVRTFDDPATWTEPGVRHLAANSRGGDAYRTEPLDDQWELYDLTADPIEASNRWGDPSLHELRRHLRTQLKLVRTASVPERNDPWPYVSRRPPEPGSAVRRLLCRFRP, from the coding sequence ATGACGGAGCAGCGCCCCGACATCGTCATCCTCATGACCGACGAAGAACGCGCCATCCCGCCGTACGAAACCGACGACGTCCTGGACTGGCGTCACCGAACCCTCACGGGCCGGCGGTGGTTCGACGAGAACGGCGTGCGCTTCACGCGGCACTACACCGGCTCCCTCGCATGTGCGCCCAGCCGGCCGACGCTCTTCACCGGCCAGTACCCCGACCTCCACGGCGTCACGCAGACCGACGGTCTCGGTAAGCGGTACGACGATTCGCGGCTGCGGTGGCTGCGCCAGGGCGAGGTGCCGACGCTGGGCAACTGGCTGCGCGCCGCGGGGTACGACACGCATTACGACGGCAAGTGGCACATCTCGCACGCCGACCTCGAGGACCCGAAAACCGGCAAGCCGCTCGCCACCAACGACGCCGACGGCGTCGTCGACCCGGTGGCCGTGCAGGCCTATCTCGACGCCGATCCGCTGGGGCCCTACGGCTTCTCCGGCTGGGTCGGACCCGAGCCGCACGGAGCGGCCATGTCCAACAGCGGTTTTCGGCGCGACCCATTGGTGGCCGACCGCGTCGTCGCCTGGCTCGACGACCGCTACGCGCGGCGGCGCGCCGGCGACCCGGAGGCACTGCGCCCGTTCCTGCTCGTGGCCAGCTTCGTCAATCCCCATGACATCGTCCTGTTCCCGGGTTGGGTCCGCCGCAGCCCGCTGCTCGACTACCCCGTCCTCGAACCACCGCACGTCCCCGCGGCGCCGACCGCCACGGAAGACCTGAGCGACAAACCGGCCGCGCAGGCCGCCTTCCGCGAGGCCTACTACTCCGGCTACGGCCCGGCCGCGGTCATCGAACGCACCTACCGCCGCAATGCCCAGCAGTACCGCGACCTCTACTACCGCCTACACGCCGAGGTCGACGGCCCGCTGGACCGGGTGCGCCGCGCCGTCACCGAGGGCGGGTCCGAAAATGCCGTGCTGGTGCGGACTTCCGATCACGGCGACCTGCTGGGCGCGCACGGCGGGCTGCACCAGAAGTGGTTCAACCTGTACGACGAGGCGACGCGGGTCCCGTTCGTCATCGCCCGGATCGGCGCCGACGCGACCACCGCACGCGAAGTCAACGCGCCCACGTCACACGTCGACCTGGTGCCGACGCTGCTCGGCGCGGCCGGAGTCGATATCGCCGCGGCCGCCGAAACCCTGGCCGCGTCGTTCACCGAGGTGCATCCGCTGCCCGGCCGCGACCTCATGCCGGTGGTGAATGGCGCTGCGGCCGAACAGGATCGAACCATCTACCTGATGACGCGCGACAACATCCTCGAGGGCGACACCGGGGCGTCGGGCGCGGCACAGGCGATCGGCGCCAACACCAATCCGCCTGCGCTGCTGCGCATCAAGGTGCCCGCCAACGTCGCAGCCAACTTCGAAGGGCTGGTCTCGCGCGTCACCAACGCCGAGGCGGCCGGCGGCTCCGGGCACCTGTGGAAGCTGGTCCGCACCTTCGACGATCCGGCGACGTGGACCGAGCCGGGTGTCCGGCATCTCGCGGCCAACAGCCGGGGCGGAGACGCGTACCGCACCGAGCCGCTCGACGATCAGTGGGAGCTCTACGACCTGACCGCCGACCCGATCGAGGCGTCCAACCGCTGGGGCGATCCCAGCCTGCACGAGCTGCGCCGGCATCTGCGGACGCAGCTCAAGCTGGTCCGGACGGCGTCGGTACCGGAGCGCAACGATCCGTGGCCGTATGTGAGCAGGCGGCCGCCGGAGCCGGGCAGCGCCGTCCGCCGGTTGCTGTGCCGGTTCCGCCCGTAG
- a CDS encoding fatty acyl-AMP ligase, with protein sequence MGREALSHSIIGAAESLNQYVQPDGRIVIPDGITLTSFLERNRAAMGDSPSYRFIDYAHNPDGEIVELSWNGLWAQVNAVAARLQQVTAPRDRVAILAPQGVDYVAAFFAAVHAGNIAVPLFAPALAGHTERLAAVLADAKPSAVLTTTAAAEAVRTFIKTLPAAERPRVIAVDAVPDTLAEMYVAPDSRTDDVAYLQYTSGSTRTPAGVEITHRNVCTNVIQMILAGGLDTDIRSVSWLPLYHDMGLIMIMFPALCGGQISLMDPMAFVRRPYRWIRRLADEAAHGRTFAAAPNFAFELCAQRGLPPAGEPLDLSNVVTLLNGSEPVTLPSIEQFMEAFKPYGLPETVVKPSYGMAEATLSVASIGADEKSCATYLDREELAAGRAVVVGRHADGAVPHVSCGQAIPDQWVVIVTPDGDEAADGTVGEIWLHGNNIGRGYFGRPEESERVFGNKLQTRQTVSHADGAEDNALWLATGDLGVYVGGELFVTGRIKDLVIVDGRNHYPQDIEATVSRASSAVRSGYVTAFAVPGDSGERLVVVAERAVGAGRAELEPVAEAVRAAVARHHQVRVAEVRLVAAGRIPRTTSGKLARSAARAEFLAGQFD encoded by the coding sequence ATGGGTCGGGAAGCCTTGAGTCACAGCATTATTGGGGCGGCGGAATCGCTGAACCAATACGTTCAGCCGGACGGCAGGATCGTCATACCTGACGGCATCACGCTGACGTCGTTCTTGGAGCGCAACCGCGCGGCGATGGGCGACAGTCCGTCGTACCGGTTCATCGACTACGCGCACAATCCCGACGGCGAGATCGTCGAACTCAGCTGGAACGGCCTCTGGGCTCAGGTCAACGCCGTCGCGGCCCGGCTCCAGCAGGTCACCGCGCCCCGCGACCGGGTCGCGATCCTCGCGCCGCAAGGCGTCGACTATGTCGCGGCGTTCTTCGCGGCCGTGCACGCCGGCAACATCGCCGTCCCGCTGTTCGCGCCGGCCCTGGCCGGGCACACCGAGCGCCTGGCCGCGGTGCTGGCCGACGCCAAGCCGTCCGCGGTGCTCACCACCACCGCGGCCGCCGAAGCAGTCCGCACGTTCATCAAGACACTGCCCGCCGCCGAGCGCCCGCGGGTGATCGCCGTCGACGCCGTGCCGGACACCCTCGCCGAGATGTACGTCGCCCCGGACTCCCGCACCGACGACGTCGCCTACCTGCAGTACACCTCGGGCTCGACGCGCACCCCGGCCGGCGTGGAGATCACGCATCGGAACGTGTGCACCAACGTCATTCAGATGATCCTGGCCGGCGGCCTGGACACCGACATCCGGAGTGTCAGCTGGCTGCCGCTCTATCACGACATGGGTCTGATCATGATCATGTTCCCCGCGCTGTGTGGCGGCCAGATCAGCCTGATGGACCCCATGGCGTTCGTCCGCCGGCCCTACCGGTGGATCCGGCGCCTGGCCGACGAGGCCGCACACGGCCGGACCTTCGCGGCCGCACCCAATTTCGCCTTCGAGCTGTGCGCGCAGCGGGGCCTGCCGCCGGCCGGTGAACCGCTCGACCTCAGCAATGTGGTGACGCTGCTCAACGGTTCAGAGCCGGTGACGCTGCCGTCCATCGAGCAGTTCATGGAGGCGTTCAAGCCCTACGGGCTGCCCGAGACCGTGGTCAAGCCGTCGTACGGCATGGCCGAGGCCACGCTGTCGGTCGCCAGCATCGGCGCGGACGAAAAGTCGTGCGCCACATATCTGGACCGTGAGGAGCTCGCGGCGGGCCGGGCCGTCGTCGTCGGCCGGCACGCCGACGGTGCGGTCCCCCACGTCTCGTGCGGGCAGGCCATTCCCGACCAGTGGGTGGTGATCGTGACGCCCGACGGCGACGAGGCCGCCGACGGCACGGTCGGTGAAATCTGGTTGCACGGCAACAACATCGGGCGGGGTTACTTCGGCCGGCCCGAGGAGTCCGAGCGGGTGTTCGGCAACAAGCTGCAGACCCGCCAGACCGTCAGCCACGCCGACGGCGCCGAGGACAACGCATTGTGGTTGGCCACAGGCGATCTGGGCGTTTACGTCGGCGGCGAGCTGTTCGTCACCGGCCGCATCAAGGATCTCGTCATCGTCGACGGGCGCAACCACTACCCGCAGGACATCGAGGCGACGGTCAGCCGCGCCTCGTCGGCCGTGCGCTCCGGCTACGTGACAGCCTTTGCTGTGCCTGGTGATTCGGGTGAACGACTGGTCGTGGTGGCCGAGCGCGCAGTGGGTGCGGGCCGTGCCGAATTGGAGCCGGTGGCCGAGGCGGTGCGGGCCGCGGTGGCGCGTCATCACCAGGTGCGCGTGGCCGAGGTGCGGCTGGTCGCGGCCGGCCGGATCCCGCGGACGACGTCGGGAAAGCTGGCCCGTAGCGCCGCGCGCGCGGAGTTTCTCGCCGGTCAATTCGACTAG
- a CDS encoding DUF305 domain-containing protein, with protein sequence MFKTASIAIAGTAAVIALAACSPPNEQASTMSATTSSMPMSGHDMPGHSMPGMSGSSTSAAPAANFNDADVMFLQMMYPHHAQAVDMAKLVPTRSQNQQVKDLATAIEKAQAPEMQQMTTLLAGFGKPAPSATMSHSMPGLMTPQQMTELTGLSGAAFDKMWLQMMVEHHQGAITMADDELKNGTNADAKAMAQAIVTAQQAEITTMNGMLAKM encoded by the coding sequence ATGTTCAAAACCGCATCTATCGCCATCGCCGGAACCGCTGCCGTCATCGCACTCGCGGCCTGTAGCCCGCCGAATGAGCAGGCTTCGACCATGTCCGCCACCACCTCGTCCATGCCGATGTCGGGCCACGACATGCCCGGGCACTCGATGCCGGGGATGTCGGGTTCCAGCACCAGCGCTGCGCCGGCCGCCAACTTCAACGACGCCGACGTCATGTTCCTGCAGATGATGTACCCGCACCACGCCCAGGCCGTCGACATGGCCAAGCTGGTCCCGACCCGCTCGCAGAACCAGCAGGTCAAGGATCTCGCCACGGCCATTGAGAAGGCGCAGGCCCCCGAGATGCAGCAGATGACGACGCTGCTCGCCGGCTTCGGCAAGCCCGCGCCGTCGGCCACCATGAGCCACTCGATGCCGGGCCTGATGACCCCGCAGCAGATGACCGAACTGACGGGCCTGTCGGGCGCGGCGTTCGACAAGATGTGGCTGCAGATGATGGTCGAGCATCACCAGGGCGCCATCACCATGGCCGACGACGAGCTGAAGAACGGCACCAACGCCGACGCCAAGGCCATGGCCCAGGCGATCGTCACGGCGCAGCAGGCCGAGATCACCACGATGAACGGCATGCTCGCCAAGATGTAG
- a CDS encoding SDR family NAD(P)-dependent oxidoreductase — MSGVVVTGGASGIGLASAKALIADGRAVSLFDISPQVVAVADSLGAHGVVVDVSDTDSMAAAVEQAASAMDGIDGLVHAAGRVLPEPVGIFTVESWDAVVDVNLRAQALLSQLLLPHFEKAIAGGAAPAIVGISSIEGLVGNPFIPAYCASKAGLLGLTRSMAGQLGPLGIRVNAVCPGFIETPMLADALAVPEVKNAFVAAAPLGRLGQPEEIGAAVVFLMSPKASFITGTQIVVDGGVTSRHA; from the coding sequence ATGAGTGGTGTGGTGGTGACCGGTGGTGCATCCGGTATCGGCCTGGCGTCGGCCAAGGCGTTGATCGCCGACGGTCGCGCGGTGTCGCTGTTCGACATCTCGCCGCAAGTGGTCGCCGTCGCGGACTCGCTCGGGGCGCACGGCGTCGTCGTCGACGTGAGTGACACCGACTCGATGGCCGCCGCCGTCGAGCAGGCCGCCTCGGCCATGGACGGTATCGACGGACTGGTGCATGCCGCGGGCCGGGTGCTGCCCGAGCCGGTCGGGATATTCACCGTCGAATCGTGGGATGCCGTCGTCGATGTGAACCTGCGTGCGCAGGCGCTGCTGTCCCAACTGCTGCTGCCACATTTCGAAAAGGCCATTGCTGGTGGCGCTGCGCCGGCGATCGTGGGCATCTCGAGCATCGAAGGGCTGGTTGGCAATCCGTTCATTCCGGCCTACTGCGCGTCGAAGGCCGGGCTGCTGGGCCTGACCCGGTCGATGGCAGGTCAGTTGGGCCCGTTGGGAATTCGCGTCAACGCGGTATGCCCGGGCTTCATCGAGACCCCGATGCTCGCTGATGCGCTGGCTGTTCCTGAGGTGAAGAACGCATTCGTGGCGGCGGCGCCGCTGGGCCGGCTGGGGCAGCCCGAGGAGATCGGCGCGGCCGTCGTGTTCCTCATGTCGCCGAAGGCGTCGTTCATCACCGGCACGCAGATCGTCGTCGACGGGGGAGTGACGTCGCGGCACGCCTAG
- a CDS encoding DUF6153 family protein, giving the protein MRLPDQSAAAAEFIPEDIPPSGTMICVPIPEPEADVTHRSTRRHVGWWVVGLLVLIAGIIGMHSLVVTSAHAPSHHPQAAVHHHVSAPVAQTSLSDACDCNGHNGFHACVFVMTELLTILGLALLYWLGVAPEQNVQARIRQALRRRQRAPPWTVLTLAELSLLRI; this is encoded by the coding sequence GTGCGGCTGCCGGATCAGTCGGCGGCGGCCGCGGAATTTATTCCCGAAGATATACCCCCCTCGGGTACTATGATTTGCGTACCGATACCCGAACCGGAGGCCGACGTGACGCATCGCAGCACGCGCCGCCACGTCGGCTGGTGGGTAGTCGGTCTCTTGGTCTTGATCGCCGGCATCATCGGCATGCATTCGCTGGTCGTCACGTCCGCGCACGCTCCGTCGCATCATCCGCAGGCGGCGGTCCATCACCACGTGAGCGCCCCGGTCGCGCAAACGTCCTTGTCGGATGCCTGCGACTGCAACGGACACAACGGTTTTCACGCCTGCGTCTTCGTCATGACCGAACTGCTGACCATCCTGGGTCTGGCTTTGCTGTACTGGCTCGGCGTCGCGCCCGAGCAGAACGTGCAGGCGCGCATTCGACAGGCGTTGCGACGCAGGCAAAGAGCCCCGCCGTGGACGGTACTGACTCTCGCGGAACTGTCGCTCCTTCGAATCTGA